A region from the Wansuia hejianensis genome encodes:
- a CDS encoding TetR/AcrR family transcriptional regulator produces MAAGTEFAIDKIKNAFTSLLGKQPFSKIKTVDIIRVSGVSHQTFYRLFLDKYNLAETAVFELLWSFQAIYGPNATWKDTSYSLLAIILNNKEYFKNLVTDLEGTEIFLKAVYRISRELTGTSASSYTSHIWLCTIREWITAGYKTPIPEVYHTLCSNLPVGDILSGKELERAISNYEQLNMTAFKQRNQ; encoded by the coding sequence ATGGCAGCAGGAACAGAATTCGCTATTGATAAAATCAAGAATGCTTTTACTTCGTTGTTAGGAAAACAGCCTTTTTCAAAAATAAAAACCGTAGATATCATCCGCGTAAGCGGTGTTTCCCATCAGACCTTCTACCGCCTGTTTCTGGATAAATATAATCTCGCAGAAACCGCCGTATTTGAGCTGCTTTGGAGTTTTCAGGCAATCTACGGCCCCAACGCCACCTGGAAGGATACATCTTATTCTTTGCTTGCCATCATTTTAAACAACAAAGAATATTTTAAAAACCTTGTTACAGATCTGGAGGGCACGGAAATATTCCTGAAGGCCGTTTACAGAATTTCCAGGGAACTGACCGGCACAAGCGCCTCCTCCTACACCAGCCATATATGGCTCTGCACTATCCGTGAATGGATCACAGCAGGCTATAAAACTCCCATACCTGAGGTATATCATACGCTGTGCTCGAACCTTCCTGTCGGCGATATTCTGTCCGGCAAAGAGCTTGAGCGGGCAATCAGCAATTACGAGCAGCTTAACATGACGGCCTTCAAGCAAAGAAATCAATGA
- a CDS encoding amino acid ABC transporter permease — translation MSFQVMLEKLAGGFGQTCLIFALTLVISLPVGMIVYFGRVCRFKPVSWLVKIFISIMRGTPLMLQLLIWYFAPYYLWGMNIGGYKFTAIILGCSLNYAAYFAEIYRSGIESIPRGQYEAAQLLGYGRRQTFLKIILPQVVKIVMPSVTNEVITLVKDTSLVYSLSYVEMFAAAKQIAAAETTVLPLFIAGIFYYVFNFVVAWVMERIEKKLDYYH, via the coding sequence ATGAGCTTTCAAGTGATGTTGGAGAAGCTGGCAGGAGGGTTTGGGCAGACCTGCCTTATTTTTGCGCTGACTCTGGTTATTTCGCTGCCCGTGGGAATGATCGTGTATTTTGGCCGGGTGTGCCGGTTTAAGCCGGTTAGCTGGCTGGTCAAGATCTTTATCTCCATCATGCGGGGAACCCCGCTGATGCTGCAGCTCTTAATCTGGTATTTCGCTCCATACTATCTGTGGGGAATGAATATCGGAGGCTATAAGTTTACCGCGATCATTCTGGGCTGTTCGCTGAATTACGCGGCGTATTTTGCGGAGATTTACCGTTCCGGAATTGAATCAATTCCGAGAGGCCAGTATGAAGCAGCCCAGCTGCTGGGATATGGAAGGCGCCAGACCTTTCTCAAGATTATTCTTCCCCAGGTGGTTAAAATCGTAATGCCTTCTGTGACGAATGAGGTAATTACGCTGGTAAAGGATACCTCTCTTGTGTATTCACTGTCCTATGTGGAGATGTTCGCGGCGGCAAAGCAGATTGCGGCTGCTGAAACTACGGTGCTCCCGCTCTTTATTGCCGGAATTTTCTATTATGTCTTTAACTTCGTTGTGGCATGGGTGATGGAACGGATTGAGAAGAAACTGGATTACTATCATTAG
- a CDS encoding adenylosuccinate synthase — protein MIKAVVGANWGDEGKGKITDMLAEKADIIVRFQGGANAGHTIVNNYGKFALHTLPSGVFYNHTTSVIGNGVALNIPVLKKEYDDIVSKGVPAPKLLVSDRAQMVMPYHILFDGYEEERLAGRSFGSTKSGIAPFYSDKYAKIGFQVNELFDEKVLLEKLKNVCETKNVLLEHLYHKPLLVPEEIFGELMKWKEMIAPFVCDTSSFLYEALQEGKEILLEGQLGSLKDPDHGIYPMVTSSSTLAGYGAVGAGVPPCEIKKVITVTKAYSSAVGAGAFVSEIFGDEADELRRRGGDGGEYGATTGRPRRMGWYDCVASKYGCRIQGTTDVAFTVLDVLGYLDEIPVCVAYDIDGRITTEFPTTGLLEKAKPVIETLPGWNCDIRGIKKYEDLPENCRKYVEFIEEKIGFPITMVSNGPGRDDIIYREGK, from the coding sequence ATGATCAAGGCAGTAGTCGGAGCAAACTGGGGAGACGAAGGGAAAGGAAAGATTACGGATATGCTGGCTGAAAAGGCCGATATCATCGTACGCTTTCAGGGAGGAGCCAACGCGGGACATACCATCGTAAATAATTATGGGAAATTCGCGCTGCACACTCTGCCTTCTGGTGTGTTCTACAATCACACGACCAGTGTGATCGGCAATGGTGTGGCATTGAATATTCCCGTGCTGAAGAAGGAATACGACGATATTGTCAGCAAGGGAGTGCCGGCGCCGAAGCTTCTGGTATCTGACAGGGCGCAGATGGTCATGCCTTATCATATTTTATTTGACGGGTATGAAGAGGAGAGGCTGGCCGGCCGTTCATTCGGCTCCACAAAATCCGGCATCGCTCCCTTCTATTCTGATAAATACGCGAAGATCGGTTTTCAGGTGAATGAGCTTTTTGATGAAAAAGTGCTGCTGGAGAAGCTTAAGAATGTCTGTGAGACTAAGAACGTGCTGCTGGAGCATTTATATCACAAGCCGCTTCTGGTTCCGGAGGAGATTTTCGGAGAGCTGATGAAATGGAAAGAGATGATCGCGCCGTTCGTGTGCGATACCTCCTCATTCCTGTATGAGGCGCTTCAGGAAGGCAAGGAGATCCTGCTGGAGGGGCAGCTGGGTTCGCTGAAGGATCCGGATCATGGGATTTATCCCATGGTTACCTCTTCTTCCACGCTGGCCGGGTACGGCGCTGTGGGAGCCGGTGTTCCGCCCTGTGAGATCAAGAAGGTTATCACGGTCACAAAAGCATATTCAAGCGCTGTGGGAGCAGGGGCGTTCGTTTCTGAGATCTTCGGAGATGAGGCGGATGAGCTGAGGCGCCGCGGCGGTGACGGCGGCGAGTATGGCGCGACCACAGGAAGGCCAAGGAGAATGGGCTGGTACGACTGTGTGGCTTCTAAATATGGTTGCAGAATACAGGGTACCACGGATGTGGCGTTCACCGTGCTGGATGTGCTGGGATATCTGGATGAGATTCCGGTCTGCGTGGCCTACGACATTGACGGCAGGATCACGACAGAATTTCCGACCACGGGGCTCCTGGAGAAGGCAAAGCCAGTCATTGAGACTTTGCCCGGTTGGAACTGCGATATCCGGGGCATTAAGAAATATGAGGATTTGCCGGAAAACTGCCGGAAATATGTAGAATTTATTGAAGAAAAGATCGGATTCCCGATTACGATGGTTTCCAACGGACCGGGAAGAGATGATATCATCTATCGTGAAGGGAAATAA
- a CDS encoding amino acid ABC transporter substrate-binding protein, whose protein sequence is MKKKIVVCILAASMAAALAGCGSGNAAAGSSKSESKSTSSGVSSASSESKSDSSAASKSTSSEGAGTGVEDGVFTVGFDAEYPPYGYMGEDGEYTGFDLELAQAVCDLEGWELEKKPINWDSKDMELESGSIDCIWNGFTMNGREDDYTFSIPYVDNSQVIVVAENSGIDKLTDLAGKVVGVQAASAALDVLQSDEEGGKKELSDTFSSLNEFADYNTAFTELQAGALDALAIDIGVAKYQLNSRGEGFKMLDETLNTEEYAIGFKKGNQALCDIVNADLQKLANDGKVAELAEKYEIADMVSLKAE, encoded by the coding sequence ATGAAAAAGAAAATAGTTGTATGCATACTGGCTGCTTCAATGGCGGCAGCGCTGGCAGGGTGCGGAAGCGGGAACGCGGCTGCGGGGAGTTCTAAATCTGAATCAAAGAGTACGTCATCCGGCGTTTCATCTGCTTCCAGCGAGAGCAAATCTGACAGCAGCGCGGCTTCCAAGAGCACTTCTTCTGAAGGCGCCGGGACCGGTGTGGAAGACGGCGTCTTTACGGTAGGGTTTGATGCGGAGTATCCGCCCTATGGATATATGGGCGAAGACGGTGAATATACCGGATTCGACCTGGAGCTGGCTCAGGCTGTCTGTGATCTGGAGGGCTGGGAGCTGGAGAAAAAGCCGATTAACTGGGATTCCAAGGATATGGAGCTGGAGTCCGGATCTATCGACTGTATCTGGAACGGATTCACCATGAATGGCCGTGAGGATGACTATACGTTCTCTATTCCTTATGTGGACAACAGCCAGGTGATCGTGGTAGCCGAGAATTCCGGAATCGATAAGCTGACGGATCTGGCCGGAAAGGTAGTGGGCGTACAGGCTGCGTCTGCGGCGCTGGACGTGCTTCAGAGCGATGAAGAGGGAGGCAAGAAGGAACTGTCCGATACCTTCTCGTCATTGAATGAGTTTGCTGATTACAATACGGCGTTCACGGAGCTTCAGGCAGGCGCTCTGGATGCTCTGGCAATCGATATCGGCGTGGCCAAATATCAGCTGAATTCCAGAGGAGAGGGCTTTAAGATGCTGGATGAGACGCTGAACACTGAAGAATATGCGATCGGCTTCAAGAAAGGCAACCAGGCACTGTGCGACATTGTAAACGCAGATCTTCAGAAGCTGGCGAATGACGGAAAAGTGGCAGAGCTGGCAGAGAAATACGAAATTGCGGATATGGTGAGCCTGAAGGCCGAATAA
- a CDS encoding ROK family protein, with protein MKILALDFGGSSVKYGVIDENATLLTSGKRPAPLNSANEFLDTAEKLCHEFKGAIEGIGISLPGNIDPDSGVLLGSGVYDEILHGCSITEMVHDRCGLPAAVENDGKCGALSEAWKGSLADVDDGIVMILGSGIAGGLIKDHRVHSGKGFNAGEFSYTVCRPGDYSMMSCATMAVGALGITYKLCKMKNLDLSVQDAAPTLLFLDTVLGKYFPAMDGEPGKTVADGKQFFAWVKEGDRDALRVYQDFITALGAMVFNAQICYAPDRIVIGGGLSMGETVLTDLKAELAKYDAGFGMNGLMSAEVVRSTYLGEANLYGAAYHYIGRCVNQ; from the coding sequence ATGAAAATCCTGGCGCTTGACTTTGGCGGCAGCTCTGTAAAATACGGAGTAATTGATGAAAACGCGACACTTTTAACATCAGGCAAACGCCCTGCTCCGCTGAATTCGGCGAATGAGTTTTTGGATACGGCAGAAAAGCTCTGCCATGAATTTAAAGGTGCGATTGAAGGAATCGGAATCAGCCTGCCTGGGAATATTGATCCTGACAGCGGTGTTCTTCTGGGAAGCGGAGTGTATGACGAGATACTGCATGGATGCAGCATAACGGAGATGGTGCATGATCGCTGCGGGCTTCCCGCTGCCGTTGAAAACGACGGAAAATGCGGCGCTCTTTCTGAAGCGTGGAAGGGCTCGCTGGCGGATGTGGATGATGGGATAGTCATGATACTCGGAAGCGGCATCGCCGGCGGACTGATCAAGGATCATAGGGTACACAGCGGAAAAGGCTTTAATGCGGGCGAATTTTCCTATACGGTGTGCAGGCCGGGCGATTACAGCATGATGTCCTGCGCGACGATGGCTGTCGGAGCCCTCGGCATCACCTATAAGCTCTGCAAAATGAAAAATTTAGACCTGTCCGTGCAGGACGCGGCTCCCACCCTTCTGTTTCTGGATACGGTACTCGGAAAGTATTTTCCGGCGATGGACGGTGAACCCGGGAAAACAGTGGCGGATGGAAAGCAGTTCTTTGCCTGGGTGAAAGAAGGGGACAGGGACGCGCTCAGGGTATATCAGGATTTTATTACCGCTCTGGGAGCGATGGTGTTCAACGCCCAAATCTGCTATGCGCCGGACCGCATTGTGATAGGCGGCGGGCTGAGTATGGGGGAAACCGTTCTCACGGATCTGAAGGCCGAGCTCGCAAAATATGATGCCGGTTTTGGAATGAACGGCCTGATGAGCGCGGAGGTGGTCAGAAGCACTTATCTTGGCGAGGCAAATCTGTATGGCGCCGCCTATCATTATATTGGACGTTGTGTAAATCAATGA
- a CDS encoding amino acid ABC transporter ATP-binding protein: MSLLEMNHIQKEFDGLEVLKDISVSVEEGEILSIIGPSGSGKSTLLRCATMLEAIDGGEIFYLGEQAATAREGRAVYVKGEAMKRVRSYFGMVFQNFNLFPHYSVMKNITDAPIHVQKRNREEVWDEARELLRKMGLEDKENAYPCQLSGGQCQRVAIARALALNPKILFFDEPTSALDPELTGEVLKVIRSLADLDITMVIVTHEMQFARDISDRIVFMDQGVIAEEGTPEQVFSSGNARMKGFLGRFHQM, encoded by the coding sequence ATGAGCCTTTTGGAAATGAATCATATACAAAAAGAATTTGACGGGCTGGAAGTGTTGAAGGATATTTCGGTTTCCGTAGAGGAAGGAGAAATCCTTTCAATCATCGGACCCTCCGGTTCGGGAAAATCAACGCTGCTCCGGTGTGCCACCATGCTGGAGGCCATTGACGGGGGAGAGATATTCTACCTGGGCGAGCAGGCCGCCACGGCCCGTGAGGGCAGGGCAGTCTATGTAAAAGGGGAAGCGATGAAGCGAGTCCGCAGCTATTTCGGGATGGTCTTTCAAAATTTTAACCTGTTTCCTCACTATTCTGTAATGAAAAATATCACGGATGCTCCGATCCACGTACAGAAGCGGAACCGGGAGGAGGTCTGGGACGAAGCCAGAGAGCTGCTGAGAAAAATGGGGCTGGAGGATAAGGAAAACGCATATCCCTGCCAGCTGTCGGGCGGCCAGTGCCAGCGTGTGGCCATTGCCAGGGCACTGGCTCTGAATCCCAAAATACTTTTCTTTGATGAACCCACATCGGCCCTGGATCCGGAGCTGACCGGAGAAGTGCTGAAGGTCATCCGTTCACTGGCTGATCTGGATATAACGATGGTCATTGTCACGCATGAGATGCAGTTCGCCAGAGATATATCTGACCGTATTGTGTTCATGGATCAGGGGGTGATTGCGGAGGAGGGTACGCCGGAACAGGTATTTTCTTCGGGAAATGCCAGGATGAAGGGATTTTTAGGGCGTTTTCACCAGATGTAA
- a CDS encoding ABC transporter permease — MNVVSAIKKNALAAAAPIMIVVLLLAISPATRSVEAIASLLRQGFAPAVLGWGVLFNMKVGNWDFSIGARFVLASIVAGNMAMGMRLGVLGVVVLCIVLSLIMGVAVGLAYRFLKIPTLIVSIGICLIFESVTRIIYGGAGTHLTPEYMILGTLPYEVIVFIICFAVAAYFYYKNKLGYNVRAVGSNPTVAQTNGISALNTKTKAIIISGLFAGLYCIMTLSRSSVCSAVSGTLGSAATVFDAMMCVLIGMAICGKGNIIFAIYSGALITQVLKMGMMAIGLPTSYNKVIIAAFVVLFMVISSYSDDLKKVFSKRRAGAAA, encoded by the coding sequence ATGAATGTTGTTTCGGCTATAAAAAAGAATGCGCTGGCGGCAGCCGCTCCCATAATGATTGTCGTGCTGCTGTTGGCGATATCGCCAGCCACAAGGTCTGTGGAAGCGATCGCGTCTCTGCTCAGGCAGGGGTTTGCGCCGGCAGTCCTGGGCTGGGGTGTGTTATTCAACATGAAGGTTGGAAACTGGGATTTTTCGATAGGTGCGAGGTTTGTCCTGGCGTCTATCGTAGCGGGAAACATGGCCATGGGAATGCGGCTGGGTGTATTGGGCGTTGTCGTTCTTTGTATCGTACTTTCGCTGATCATGGGAGTTGCAGTGGGACTGGCCTACAGGTTCCTGAAAATTCCGACGCTGATCGTATCCATAGGCATTTGCCTTATTTTCGAGAGTGTGACAAGAATCATATACGGTGGTGCGGGAACGCATCTCACACCGGAATACATGATTCTCGGCACCCTGCCTTATGAGGTGATCGTATTTATTATCTGTTTTGCAGTTGCGGCGTATTTTTATTACAAGAACAAACTGGGCTATAATGTACGCGCAGTGGGAAGCAATCCGACGGTTGCCCAGACCAACGGCATCAGCGCGCTCAATACAAAGACAAAGGCGATTATCATATCAGGCTTGTTCGCGGGTCTGTACTGCATTATGACCCTCAGCAGATCCAGCGTATGCTCAGCAGTTTCAGGGACTCTCGGAAGCGCGGCGACGGTATTTGACGCCATGATGTGCGTTCTGATCGGAATGGCAATCTGTGGGAAAGGCAATATTATATTTGCCATCTACAGTGGCGCGCTGATCACTCAGGTCCTGAAAATGGGAATGATGGCAATCGGCCTGCCCACCTCGTATAATAAGGTGATTATCGCTGCGTTCGTAGTGCTCTTTATGGTCATCTCCTCTTATTCGGATGATCTGAAGAAAGTCTTCAGCAAGAGAAGAGCAGGGGCGGCAGCATAA
- the purC gene encoding phosphoribosylaminoimidazolesuccinocarboxamide synthase, which translates to MEKKEQLYEGKAKKVYATEDPAVVIVDYKDDATAFNGVKKGTIVGKGVINNRMSNYVMKQLEKEGVPTHLVEELSDRETAVKKVSIVPLEVIVRNVAAGSFSKRMGVEEGRELLCPILEFSYKCDELDDPFINDDYALALGLATQEEIDMIKKYTRKVNEFLKKYFLEVGIKLIDFKIEFGRLADGTIILADEISPDTCRLWDVHTNEKLDKDRFRRDMGNVEEAYQEVFRRLGLA; encoded by the coding sequence ATGGAGAAAAAAGAACAGCTATATGAGGGAAAAGCAAAGAAGGTATACGCAACCGAGGATCCGGCAGTTGTAATCGTAGACTACAAGGATGACGCTACCGCATTTAACGGTGTGAAGAAGGGTACAATTGTAGGCAAGGGCGTGATTAACAACAGAATGTCTAACTATGTCATGAAACAGCTGGAGAAAGAAGGCGTTCCCACCCATCTGGTAGAAGAGCTGAGCGACCGTGAGACTGCTGTCAAGAAAGTCAGCATCGTGCCGCTGGAAGTGATCGTGAGAAACGTGGCTGCCGGAAGCTTTTCCAAGAGAATGGGAGTGGAAGAGGGAAGAGAGCTGCTCTGCCCGATTCTTGAATTCAGCTACAAATGTGACGAGCTGGACGACCCGTTTATTAACGACGATTATGCGTTGGCACTGGGCCTGGCCACACAGGAAGAGATTGATATGATTAAGAAATATACAAGAAAGGTGAATGAATTCCTGAAAAAATATTTTCTGGAAGTGGGCATTAAGCTCATTGACTTCAAGATTGAATTCGGACGCCTGGCAGATGGTACGATTATCCTGGCAGATGAGATTTCTCCGGATACCTGCCGCCTGTGGGATGTGCATACTAATGAGAAGCTGGACAAGGACCGTTTCAGAAGAGACATGGGAAATGTTGAAGAAGCGTATCAGGAAGTATTCCGCCGTCTGGGCCTCGCCTGA
- a CDS encoding glycoside hydrolase family 1 protein, translating to MYMFKEGFLWGGATAANQFEGGWNADGKGVSISDMCTNGSRDEAKWFTQAIHADRLYPSHEASDFYHHYKEDIALLGEMGYKCFRLSIAWSRIFPTGMEETPNEAGLQFYDRVFDECIRYGIEPLVTISHYEMPFELARKNNGWLSRETIGCYVRYAEAILDRYHDKVKYWITFNEINCAQMLMGDIVATSMIRDFEGPIDTIRRTEQDRYQALHHQFVASARTVKYAHENYPECKMGNMTAFLAAYPGTCNPTDILTAQRFMQDDNWYCNDVQIKGEYPYFAERLWKEHQVSLSIEDGDLNILKEGTVDFTSFSYYMSVCVGESGEENSIGGNLTNGKKNPYLKASDWGWQIDPEGLRYALNETYDRYRIPVMVVENGLGAFDEIVDGRVHDIYRIDYMREHIRQMELATEDGVDLMGYTCWGCIDLVSATTGEMRKRYGQIFVDKYDDGTGSLERIRKDSFYWYQKVICSNGKELD from the coding sequence ATGTATATGTTTAAAGAAGGATTCCTGTGGGGCGGAGCAACGGCCGCCAACCAGTTTGAGGGAGGATGGAACGCAGATGGAAAAGGAGTCTCTATATCGGATATGTGTACCAATGGCAGCCGGGATGAGGCTAAGTGGTTTACACAGGCAATTCACGCGGACCGGCTGTATCCCAGCCATGAAGCCAGTGATTTTTACCATCATTACAAGGAAGACATTGCGCTTCTCGGAGAGATGGGCTATAAATGCTTCCGTCTTTCCATCGCGTGGTCTAGAATCTTTCCTACGGGTATGGAGGAAACGCCAAACGAGGCAGGGCTTCAGTTCTATGACCGTGTGTTTGATGAATGCATCAGATACGGCATAGAGCCGCTGGTTACTATTTCTCACTATGAAATGCCTTTTGAACTCGCCAGAAAAAACAACGGCTGGCTGTCAAGGGAGACGATAGGATGCTATGTGCGCTACGCGGAGGCAATCCTCGACAGATATCACGATAAGGTTAAATACTGGATTACCTTTAATGAGATCAACTGCGCTCAGATGCTGATGGGAGATATCGTGGCTACCAGCATGATCCGTGATTTTGAAGGCCCGATTGACACGATCAGGCGCACGGAGCAGGACAGATATCAGGCGCTCCATCATCAGTTCGTTGCTTCTGCAAGGACGGTAAAGTATGCCCATGAAAACTATCCGGAGTGCAAAATGGGAAATATGACCGCTTTTCTGGCGGCGTATCCCGGAACCTGCAATCCCACGGATATCCTCACCGCGCAGAGATTTATGCAGGATGATAACTGGTATTGCAATGACGTGCAGATAAAAGGGGAATATCCATATTTTGCGGAAAGACTGTGGAAGGAGCATCAGGTGTCCCTGTCCATTGAGGACGGCGATTTGAATATTTTGAAGGAAGGAACGGTGGATTTCACCAGCTTTTCGTACTATATGTCGGTATGCGTGGGAGAGAGCGGCGAGGAGAACAGCATAGGCGGCAATCTCACAAACGGAAAGAAGAACCCGTATCTGAAGGCCAGCGACTGGGGCTGGCAGATCGATCCGGAGGGCTTGCGGTATGCCCTGAATGAGACGTATGACCGCTACAGGATACCTGTAATGGTGGTAGAGAACGGCCTGGGCGCCTTTGACGAGATTGTTGACGGCAGGGTCCATGATATCTACAGAATCGATTATATGAGAGAGCATATCCGTCAGATGGAGCTTGCTACGGAGGACGGGGTTGATCTCATGGGATACACCTGCTGGGGATGTATCGATCTTGTGAGCGCCACCACCGGCGAGATGAGAAAGAGATATGGCCAGATTTTTGTCGATAAGTACGATGACGGAACAGGGAGCCTGGAGAGAATCAGGAAAGATTCGTTCTACTGGTATCAGAAGGTTATATGTTCTAATGGGAAAGAGCTTGACTGA
- the purB gene encoding adenylosuccinate lyase, with amino-acid sequence MSTTDRYVSPLSERYASKEMQYIFSPDMKFSTWRRLWIALAETEMELGLPITQEQIDEMKEHVSDINYDVAKAREKEVRHDVMSHVYAYGVQCPKAKGIIHLGATSCYVGDNTDIIVMNEALKLVKKKLVNVIAELAKFAGEQKGQPTLAFTHFQPAQPTTVGKRATLWMQEFAMDLEDLEYVQSTLKLLGSKGTTGTQASFLELFEGDQETIDRIDPMIAEKMGFSACYPVSGQTYSRKVDTRVANVLAGIAASAHKFSNDIRLLQHLKEVEEPFEKSQIGSSAMAYKRNPMRSERIASLSRYVMIDALNPAVTSATQWFERTLDDSANKRLSIPEGFLAIDGILDLVLNVVDGLVVYPKVIEKRLMSELPFMATENIMMDAVKAGGDRQELHERIRELSMEAGRSVKVEGKDNDLLERIAADPTFNLSLEDLKKTMDPSRYTGRAEVQVEAYLEQVIRPLLEENRELLGMKAEINV; translated from the coding sequence ATGAGTACAACGGACAGATATGTAAGCCCTCTTTCTGAGCGGTATGCCAGCAAGGAGATGCAGTACATTTTCTCACCCGATATGAAGTTCAGCACCTGGAGAAGGCTATGGATCGCTCTGGCGGAGACGGAGATGGAGCTGGGGCTTCCGATCACCCAGGAGCAGATCGATGAGATGAAAGAGCATGTATCCGACATTAATTACGATGTGGCAAAAGCGCGTGAAAAAGAAGTCCGCCATGACGTCATGTCTCACGTATATGCATACGGGGTACAGTGTCCAAAGGCCAAGGGTATCATCCATCTGGGGGCCACCTCCTGTTATGTTGGCGACAATACAGATATCATTGTCATGAACGAAGCTCTGAAGCTGGTGAAGAAGAAGCTGGTGAATGTGATCGCGGAGCTGGCCAAGTTCGCCGGCGAGCAGAAGGGGCAGCCGACGCTGGCGTTCACCCACTTCCAGCCGGCGCAGCCGACGACAGTGGGCAAGCGTGCGACCCTGTGGATGCAGGAGTTTGCCATGGATCTGGAGGATCTGGAATATGTGCAGAGCACGCTGAAGCTGCTGGGCTCTAAGGGGACTACAGGCACACAGGCCAGCTTCCTGGAGCTGTTTGAGGGAGATCAGGAGACCATCGACAGGATTGATCCGATGATCGCTGAAAAGATGGGATTTTCGGCCTGTTATCCTGTATCCGGGCAGACCTATTCCAGGAAGGTGGATACGAGAGTGGCCAATGTTCTGGCAGGAATCGCTGCCAGCGCCCATAAATTTTCCAATGATATCCGTCTGCTGCAGCATCTGAAGGAGGTAGAAGAGCCATTTGAGAAGAGCCAGATTGGTTCCTCAGCCATGGCCTACAAGCGGAATCCAATGAGAAGTGAGAGAATCGCATCTCTGTCCAGATATGTGATGATCGACGCGCTGAATCCCGCGGTTACTTCGGCTACCCAGTGGTTTGAGAGGACTCTGGATGATTCGGCCAACAAGCGCCTGTCCATACCGGAAGGCTTTCTGGCGATTGACGGCATTCTGGATCTGGTGCTGAATGTGGTGGATGGCCTGGTAGTATATCCGAAGGTAATCGAAAAGCGCCTGATGTCCGAGCTGCCGTTTATGGCAACAGAGAATATCATGATGGACGCGGTGAAGGCGGGCGGAGACCGTCAGGAGCTGCATGAGAGAATCCGTGAGCTTTCCATGGAGGCGGGCAGGTCCGTCAAGGTGGAGGGGAAGGATAACGATCTTCTGGAGCGGATTGCGGCTGATCCGACCTTTAACCTGAGCCTGGAAGATCTGAAGAAGACCATGGACCCGTCCAGATATACCGGACGCGCGGAAGTGCAGGTTGAAGCTTATCTGGAGCAGGTGATCCGTCCGCTTCTGGAAGAGAACCGTGAACTTCTGGGGATGAAGGCTGAAATCAACGTGTAA